One genomic segment of Thermostichus vulcanus str. 'Rupite' includes these proteins:
- a CDS encoding HEAT repeat domain-containing protein translates to MAAPALDPVNPARLQQIAQQLQSQRPADRMVALAHLREVPDEDAVPLILQVVDDENLQVRSFAVFALGVKQTEASLPKLLEILTQDPDYGIRADAAGALGYLEDPRAFEALVRAFYEDVEWLVRFSAAVALGNLKDPRAFEVLIRALDAPEVLLQQAAIAALGEVGDLRALDRILEFAQSEDWLVRQRLAQALGNLPSAKSLSALNYLSKDPHDSVAAAALDSLRRLQNRGVLE, encoded by the coding sequence ATGGCTGCTCCGGCTCTGGATCCCGTCAACCCCGCTCGCTTACAACAGATTGCTCAGCAACTACAAAGCCAACGGCCTGCTGACCGCATGGTGGCGTTGGCCCATTTGCGCGAGGTTCCAGATGAAGATGCGGTGCCTCTGATTCTGCAGGTGGTGGATGATGAAAACCTACAGGTGCGGTCTTTTGCGGTTTTTGCCCTGGGGGTGAAGCAAACAGAAGCTTCCCTACCGAAGCTGCTGGAAATTTTGACTCAGGATCCGGACTACGGGATCCGTGCCGATGCGGCAGGTGCGCTTGGATATTTAGAAGATCCGCGGGCTTTTGAGGCTTTGGTACGGGCCTTTTATGAGGATGTGGAATGGCTGGTGCGCTTCAGTGCAGCGGTGGCCCTGGGCAACTTGAAGGATCCCCGTGCTTTTGAAGTGCTGATACGAGCTTTGGATGCCCCGGAGGTGTTGCTACAGCAGGCGGCTATCGCGGCATTGGGGGAAGTGGGGGACTTGCGGGCCCTAGATCGCATTCTGGAATTTGCCCAATCGGAGGATTGGCTGGTACGGCAACGGCTGGCCCAAGCTTTAGGAAATTTACCCTCTGCCAAGAGCCTTTCTGCTCTCAACTACCTCTCCAAGGATCCGCACGACAGTGTGGCAGCCGCAGCTCTAGACTCTTTACGCCGCTTGCAAAACAGAGGTGTGTTGGAGTGA
- the tpiA gene encoding triose-phosphate isomerase, translated as MRPILIAGNWKMHKTQAQAREFLREFGTALQSSSQDSVPLTRTVSERQVILCVPYTDLAVVVEQTQGSGIAVGAQNLHWEDQGAFTGEISGPMLVELGVRYVIVGHSERRQYFGESDETVNQRLAAAQRHGLIPILCVGESKHQRDQGLTESWILEQLDRGLAGIDLEHLVIAYEPIWAIGTGETCAAQEANRVIGLIRQHVGQAHLSILYGGSVKASNIDEIMAQPQIDGVLVGGASLEPKEFARIANYQALATA; from the coding sequence TTGCGTCCCATCCTGATCGCTGGTAACTGGAAAATGCACAAGACTCAGGCTCAAGCCCGCGAGTTTTTGAGAGAGTTTGGCACTGCCCTACAGTCGTCTTCCCAGGACTCCGTCCCACTGACGCGAACAGTATCAGAGCGGCAGGTGATTCTGTGCGTGCCATATACAGACTTGGCTGTGGTGGTGGAGCAAACTCAGGGATCCGGCATAGCGGTGGGTGCGCAAAACCTTCACTGGGAAGATCAAGGGGCCTTTACGGGGGAAATTTCTGGCCCAATGCTGGTGGAATTGGGAGTGCGTTATGTGATTGTTGGCCACAGTGAACGGCGGCAGTATTTCGGCGAGAGTGATGAAACGGTCAATCAACGCCTGGCAGCAGCGCAGCGACACGGCCTTATTCCCATCCTGTGTGTCGGGGAAAGCAAGCACCAACGGGATCAAGGGTTGACAGAATCCTGGATTCTTGAGCAATTGGATCGCGGCTTGGCCGGTATTGATCTGGAGCATTTGGTGATCGCCTACGAGCCGATTTGGGCCATTGGTACGGGAGAAACCTGTGCAGCCCAGGAGGCTAACCGTGTGATTGGATTGATTCGCCAACATGTCGGCCAGGCGCATCTATCGATTCTGTACGGTGGCTCCGTGAAAGCCAGTAACATTGATGAGATCATGGCTCAACCCCAAATTGACGGGGTTTTGGTGGGGGGAGCCAGTCTGGAACCGAAAGAGTTTGCCCGGATTGCCAACTACCAAGCCTTGGCCACAGCCTAA
- a CDS encoding tetratricopeptide repeat protein produces MASDTTGANSASLGQAAIRERNYGTALQLLRRAYRGDPSAENARWLATAYEEAGYTQLASLYRELSQERKEIQFQAPKPPSTLEQLKQLPAESPDRKTIPLPQPIPRPTPPPTPSDQPIWVYKPTPIDPKSISRQTPIRPHKEESAAVPEKSGEETTYLPVQHAPDLKNPQQGSPFARRLSQLHRQFKDEPTAELALQLAEAYDEQNNLKEAQRYYREVLDLDRTLMLRPMVQERLEELRQIQDPMADLSVQSLLKLGEKLEQEGEVARAEQVYRKILKMDATLDAHAAARKGLNRLYPDGKR; encoded by the coding sequence ATGGCTAGCGATACCACCGGAGCCAACTCCGCCAGTTTGGGACAGGCGGCTATCCGAGAACGCAACTATGGCACGGCTTTACAGCTACTCCGACGTGCGTATCGCGGGGATCCCAGCGCAGAGAATGCCCGTTGGCTTGCCACTGCCTATGAAGAAGCCGGTTATACCCAGTTGGCTTCTCTATATCGAGAGTTATCTCAAGAGCGCAAAGAGATTCAGTTTCAAGCGCCCAAACCCCCCAGTACTCTTGAGCAGCTCAAGCAGCTACCCGCCGAGTCCCCCGACCGCAAAACCATTCCCCTGCCCCAGCCGATTCCTCGCCCTACTCCCCCACCCACCCCCTCGGATCAGCCGATTTGGGTTTATAAGCCCACCCCCATCGACCCGAAAAGCATCAGCCGTCAAACCCCGATTCGCCCTCACAAAGAAGAATCTGCCGCTGTCCCTGAAAAATCTGGCGAGGAAACAACCTATTTGCCGGTTCAACATGCCCCCGATCTAAAAAACCCGCAGCAGGGATCCCCTTTTGCCCGCCGCTTAAGCCAACTGCATCGGCAATTCAAAGATGAACCCACGGCTGAGTTGGCCCTGCAACTGGCGGAAGCTTATGACGAACAGAACAACCTCAAAGAGGCCCAGCGCTATTACCGCGAGGTGTTGGATCTGGATCGAACCCTGATGTTGCGACCCATGGTGCAAGAGCGTCTGGAGGAACTGCGGCAAATTCAGGATCCGATGGCCGATCTCTCAGTCCAAAGCTTGCTCAAATTGGGGGAGAAATTGGAACAGGAGGGGGAAGTGGCCCGTGCTGAACAGGTTTACCGCAAGATCCTGAAAATGGATGCGACCCTTGATGCCCATGCCGCCGCCCGCAAGGGATTAAACCGGCTTTATCCCGATGGTAAGCGATGA